A region from the Salminus brasiliensis chromosome 22, fSalBra1.hap2, whole genome shotgun sequence genome encodes:
- the LOC140544295 gene encoding endoplasmic reticulum protein SC65-like, giving the protein MSSLTMTQQPCVGRVSFLLTACFALSAAVFPEYAPKDSLLTLEFAYGQALDHYAAQNWRESIAYLKLSLRLYRLMKESVAFCSHSCGRGGLASDPAVGQLADRGLEMLWNVLLRASCVKKCKLSFPPSVFSPPRKEIAEDFEGRTPYQYLHFAYHELNETENAASAAHTYLQKNPSDALMVERMEIYSSIPDLEESLTNHEEREYERSFLNAVLQLTSGDYSGSAVNMEEALREYLHEHTLCTAGCEGAVDVVRHEELYSSLADACIEALRCKVKCEDDLMPNVGGFFVEKFVATMYHHLQFAYYRMNDARGAVPCASSYMLFDPEDDVMKQNMRYYQAYRQQWGLQQHHFYPRPEAERYFNQTATQRRMLEYAEKYLQQDDEDVVRSNEDSAAEKKSISPDVEFEGTGGYEEGIFAKWRQEPKTKWDTGEPED; this is encoded by the exons ATGTCCAGCCTTACGATGACCCAGCAGCCATGTGTGGGGAGAGTCTCGTTTCTCCTCACCGCCTGCTTCGCTCTTTCAGCGGCAGTTTTTCCTGAATATGCTCCCAAGGACAGTTTGCTCACCCTGGAGTTTGCTTACGGTCAAGCCCTTGACCACTACGCAGCGCAGAACTGGAGAGAAAGCATCGCCTACTTGAAGCTGAGCCTCCGTCTGTATCGGCTCATGAAGGAGAGCGTGGCCTTCTGCTCCCACAGCTGTGGGCGTGGTGGTCTAGCCAGTGACCCTGCCGTGGGTCAGCTCGCTGACAGGGGGCTTGAGATGCTCTGGAATGTCCTTCTGCGAGCGTCCTGCGTGAAGAAGTGCAAACTCAGCTTCCCGCCATCTGTTTTCTCACCTCCAAGGAAAGAGATTGCGGAGGATTTTGAGGGAAGGACGCCCTATCAGTACCTACACTTCGCCTACCATGAG CTGAATGAGACCGAGAACGCAGCATCAGCAGCACACACCTACCTGCAGAAGAACCCAAGCGACGCACTGATGGTGGAGCGCATGGAGATCTACAGCAGCATTCCTGACCTCGAAGAGTCCCTCACCAAtcatgaggagagagagtatgag CGGAGTTTCCTGAATGCGGTGTTGCAGCTGACCTCTGGAGACTACAGCGGCTCCGCTGTCAATATGGAGGAGGCCCTGAGAGAGTATctgcatgaacacacactgtGCACTGCGGGCTGTGAGGGGGCAGTCGATGTTGTGAGGCACGAAGAGCTGTATTCTTCTTTAGcag ACGCCTGCATTGAGGCACTAAGGTGTAAAGTCAAATGTGAAGACGACCTGATGCCCAATGTCGGAGGATTCTTCGTGGAGAAGTTTGTGGCTACCATGTACCATCATCTCCAGTTTGCTTATTATAGAA TGAACGATGCCCGCGGTGCTGTTCCGTGTGCCTCCAGCTACATGCTGTTTGACCCTGAAGACGACGTGATGAAGCAGAACATGCGGTACTACCAAGCGTACAGGCAGCAGTGGGGTCTCCAACAGCACCACTTCTACCCACGACCG GAAGCAGAAAGATACTTCAACCAAACAGCCACACAGAGGCGGATGCTggagtatgcagagaaatacTTGCAGCAGGATGATGag GACGTGGTGAGGAGTAATGAGGACAGTGCAGCGGAGAAGAAGAGCATCTCCCCGGATGTGGAGTTTGAAGGCACCGGAGGTTATGAAGAAGGCATCTTTGCAAAGTGGAGGCAGGAACCCAAGACTAAGTGGGACACTGGAGAGCCAGAGGACTGA